In Synechococcus sp. KORDI-52, one genomic interval encodes:
- the argH gene encoding argininosuccinate lyase, whose protein sequence is MAAGVTGGAAGTWSDRFEQGLHPFIEEFNASIGFDLTLLQEDLDGSIAHARMLASVGVITEAEAEQLVEGLETIRAEAASGSFEPGLADEDVHFAVERRLIALLGPVGKKLHTGRSRNDQVGTDLRLWLRRRLDGLDHDLQRLQGALLTQADRHRRTMIPGYTHLQRAQPLCLAHHLLAYVEMLERDRERLQDVRKRVNISPLGAAALAGTPVPIDRQHTAKELGFSAVYANSLDAVSDRDFCVEFSAAASLVMVHLSRLAEEVIAWASEEFGFVRLSDRCATGSSLMPQKKNPDVPELVRGKTGRVFGHLQGLLTMIKGLPLAYNKDFQEDKEALFDAFRTTRDCVEAMAILFEEGLDFRVERLNEAVEQDFSNATDVADYLVSRGVPFREAYQLVGAVVRRSLEQGCLLRDLDLSAWKELHPAFEADLHDALAPRAVVAARRSEGGTGFERVDEQLQRWLQRFNGTQPMG, encoded by the coding sequence ATGGCTGCTGGGGTGACCGGTGGTGCTGCAGGCACCTGGAGCGATCGTTTTGAGCAGGGTCTGCATCCCTTCATCGAGGAGTTCAACGCTTCCATCGGTTTTGACTTGACCCTTCTTCAGGAGGATCTCGATGGGTCGATCGCCCATGCCCGGATGCTCGCCAGCGTGGGAGTGATCACGGAGGCGGAGGCTGAGCAGTTGGTGGAGGGCCTGGAGACGATTCGTGCTGAGGCGGCATCCGGCAGTTTCGAGCCAGGTTTGGCCGATGAGGATGTTCATTTCGCCGTGGAACGCCGGCTGATTGCCTTGCTCGGTCCCGTCGGCAAGAAGCTCCACACCGGACGTAGCCGTAATGATCAGGTTGGGACTGACCTACGCCTCTGGCTGCGGCGGCGGCTTGATGGCCTGGATCACGATCTGCAGCGGTTGCAGGGGGCGCTGCTGACCCAGGCCGATCGCCATCGCCGCACCATGATTCCTGGGTACACCCACCTGCAGCGGGCCCAACCGCTCTGTCTCGCCCATCACCTCCTCGCCTATGTCGAGATGCTGGAGCGCGACCGGGAGCGTCTTCAGGATGTGCGGAAACGCGTGAACATCTCCCCGCTCGGCGCTGCTGCCCTGGCGGGCACACCTGTACCGATTGATCGCCAGCACACCGCGAAGGAGCTGGGTTTCTCAGCGGTTTACGCCAACAGCCTCGATGCGGTCAGCGATCGTGATTTCTGCGTTGAGTTCTCCGCTGCCGCGTCCCTGGTGATGGTGCACCTCAGCCGTCTTGCAGAAGAGGTGATCGCCTGGGCGTCCGAGGAATTTGGGTTTGTGCGTCTCAGCGACCGCTGTGCCACGGGCAGCAGCCTGATGCCTCAGAAGAAGAATCCCGATGTGCCCGAGCTTGTTCGGGGAAAGACCGGGCGGGTCTTTGGACATCTTCAAGGCTTGCTGACCATGATCAAGGGTCTTCCGCTGGCTTACAACAAGGATTTTCAGGAAGACAAGGAGGCGCTGTTTGATGCCTTCCGTACAACGCGTGATTGTGTTGAGGCGATGGCGATTTTGTTTGAGGAAGGCCTTGATTTCAGAGTGGAGCGCCTCAATGAAGCGGTGGAGCAGGACTTCTCCAATGCAACGGATGTGGCCGACTATCTGGTGTCTCGTGGCGTTCCATTTCGTGAGGCTTATCAATTGGTGGGGGCCGTCGTCCGTCGCTCCCTTGAGCAGGGTTGTCTGTTGCGGGACCTTGATCTGAGTGCCTGGAAGGAACTCCATCCGGCCTTTGAGGCGGATCTGCATGATGCCCTGGCTCCCCGCGCCGTTGTGGCTGCCCGTCGCAGTGAAGGGGGGACAGGATTTGAGCGTGTTGATGAACAGCTTCAGCGCTGGTTACAGCGTTTCAACGGAACCCAACCCATGGGATGA
- a CDS encoding PP2C family protein-serine/threonine phosphatase: MSSKPPGRHPSPQPRIGAPSPQAMASLRQLFDSLSSEQRRNQDLLVSLGFALRSFTNLQRFLELVPVVAARLVAVEGALLVPFQVDGRLWRDQLQGSPVDPSQEVLRRLAAFEPGSAAGFGSDDQQLLALDRLVQRCLPKVALLSTSVTARGRSRGRLYVYARNGSVAWTEVHRRHVQLVADLAGVAIENDQMLQDARRHERVDRQLSIGAEIQAQLLPDRCPVIEGVELAARCRPAFQVGGDYYDFIPTRPELIGRRRERGRWALVMGDVMGKGVPAGLLMTMLRGMLRAEVLSGLPPDRILHDLNQLAQEDLAQSHRFVTLFYSDLDPRTLRLRYANAAHNPPLLWRAERRVVMRLDAAGLLIGLQPEAEFALGEVRLEPGDVLLYYTDGVTEAPGITGDRFDEARLIRALETVCRSGQGAQGILESLFERLDRFVGPDRQLEDDASLVVLKVPEAVTLPSVQGRSTA; encoded by the coding sequence TTGAGCAGCAAGCCGCCCGGACGTCACCCCAGCCCTCAGCCGCGGATTGGGGCTCCCTCGCCACAGGCGATGGCCTCACTGCGTCAGCTGTTTGACAGCCTCAGCAGCGAACAGCGTCGCAACCAGGATTTGCTGGTCTCCCTGGGGTTTGCCCTCCGCAGCTTCACGAACCTCCAGCGCTTTCTCGAGCTTGTGCCTGTCGTGGCCGCGCGTCTGGTGGCGGTTGAGGGCGCTTTGCTGGTTCCGTTTCAGGTGGATGGTCGCCTCTGGCGTGACCAGCTGCAGGGGAGTCCGGTTGATCCGTCCCAGGAGGTGCTGCGGCGTTTAGCCGCCTTTGAACCCGGCTCTGCTGCAGGTTTTGGTAGCGACGACCAGCAGCTGTTGGCGCTTGATCGTCTGGTTCAACGCTGCCTTCCCAAAGTGGCTCTGTTGTCCACGTCTGTGACGGCCCGCGGTCGGTCGCGGGGTCGTCTTTATGTCTATGCCCGCAACGGTTCGGTCGCCTGGACTGAGGTGCATCGTCGGCATGTCCAGTTGGTGGCGGATCTGGCTGGTGTCGCGATCGAAAACGATCAGATGCTGCAGGATGCACGCCGTCATGAGCGGGTCGACCGTCAACTCAGCATCGGCGCGGAAATTCAGGCCCAGTTGTTGCCGGATCGCTGCCCGGTGATCGAAGGCGTCGAGCTGGCCGCGCGGTGCCGGCCCGCCTTTCAGGTGGGCGGTGACTACTACGACTTCATTCCCACCCGTCCGGAACTGATTGGCCGACGCCGTGAGCGTGGTCGCTGGGCGTTGGTGATGGGGGATGTCATGGGCAAAGGCGTTCCCGCCGGTCTGCTGATGACGATGCTGAGAGGGATGCTGCGCGCGGAGGTTCTCAGCGGGCTGCCACCTGACCGAATTCTTCATGACCTCAACCAGCTGGCTCAGGAGGACCTCGCGCAGTCCCACCGGTTTGTGACGCTGTTTTATTCCGATCTGGATCCACGCACGCTGCGGCTGCGCTATGCCAACGCGGCCCATAACCCGCCCCTACTTTGGCGTGCCGAACGTCGGGTGGTTATGCGGCTCGATGCCGCCGGGCTTCTGATCGGTCTCCAACCTGAGGCTGAGTTTGCCCTTGGCGAGGTTCGTCTTGAACCCGGAGATGTGTTGCTCTATTACACGGATGGCGTGACCGAGGCACCCGGGATCACCGGCGACCGTTTCGATGAGGCACGGCTGATTCGTGCCCTTGAAACGGTATGTCGCAGTGGTCAGGGGGCGCAGGGAATTCTTGAAAGCCTGTTTGAACGTTTGGATCGGTTTGTGGGTCCGGATCGTCAGCTGGAGGACGATGCGTCCCTTGTGGTGCTGAAAGTTCCAGAAGCGGTCACGTTGCCGAGTGTGCAGGGACGGTCAACCGCCTGA
- a CDS encoding HpsJ family protein: MTGTETGRLAPLLRWLGLTLVVVLVLQMVAVLVGVDWTADASRPQVTGPLVALAPLGFAGLLICLIGSRLDHPQQQRSPLRLLIAVLSSVLALGMVVAVPMSMDGGAGDAARLRNLEQGREALKDARAFRADEAQVSSLGEQLAQAGQLAADATDEDKLRAAERMVDDQIAQMEAQLKTVEAGQARESQQRFIGGTITAVVLAVAFVLLAFTAVL; the protein is encoded by the coding sequence GTGACTGGCACCGAGACAGGACGACTCGCACCTCTGCTGCGGTGGCTCGGTTTGACCCTTGTTGTGGTTCTGGTGCTGCAGATGGTGGCGGTTCTTGTCGGCGTTGACTGGACTGCTGATGCATCCCGCCCGCAGGTCACCGGCCCTCTGGTGGCTCTGGCGCCTCTGGGTTTTGCCGGCTTGCTGATATGCCTGATTGGGTCACGGTTGGATCACCCTCAGCAGCAGCGCAGTCCTCTGCGTCTGCTGATCGCTGTTCTTTCATCCGTGTTGGCCCTTGGCATGGTGGTTGCCGTGCCCATGTCCATGGATGGGGGTGCGGGTGATGCTGCCCGTCTGCGCAATCTTGAACAGGGCCGAGAAGCTCTGAAGGATGCTCGAGCCTTCCGCGCTGATGAAGCGCAGGTGAGCTCCCTCGGCGAGCAGCTGGCCCAGGCCGGTCAACTGGCTGCGGATGCCACGGATGAAGACAAGCTGCGCGCTGCCGAAAGGATGGTGGACGATCAGATCGCTCAGATGGAGGCCCAGCTCAAGACCGTTGAGGCCGGTCAGGCCCGTGAATCCCAGCAGCGGTTCATCGGAGGAACCATCACTGCCGTGGTGCTTGCTGTTGCTTTTGTCCTGCTTGCTTTCACGGCAGTGCTCTGA
- a CDS encoding tetratricopeptide repeat protein, translating to MLRRIRFRRTLAAALLVVGGWVGAPAANALIPYVYLPTEEELKGSSIGIGRTAAQLLQLGQSKDAERLAALAVRLNPNDERFWSILAEAQLRNNDLDNASRSLARAKKLNPEKAGLWFAEAAIALRGERPEDAVPLIARGLQLDPNNAAAYFDLGNARIMQNELPLALESFEKATALKPEFWEALNNQALVLYEMGQRQEAVRRWRRVLKLEANAEPMLALAAALHQRGEQTEAIQLASTALAKNPNYVLPLHQAEQLWGVRIRKATAQLLSEPELTNSVERAQANATWKKSQ from the coding sequence GTGCTGCGTCGAATCCGCTTCCGTCGAACGCTGGCGGCTGCACTCCTGGTCGTTGGGGGTTGGGTTGGAGCCCCGGCTGCGAACGCACTGATCCCGTACGTCTACCTTCCCACCGAGGAGGAACTGAAAGGCTCATCCATCGGCATCGGACGGACGGCTGCGCAGTTGCTGCAGTTGGGACAGTCCAAGGATGCAGAACGCCTCGCAGCTCTGGCGGTTCGACTCAATCCAAATGACGAAAGGTTCTGGTCGATCCTGGCGGAGGCACAACTCCGCAACAACGACCTCGACAATGCGAGCCGATCTCTGGCCCGCGCCAAGAAGCTGAATCCGGAAAAAGCCGGCCTCTGGTTTGCCGAAGCTGCCATCGCCCTGCGAGGGGAACGCCCCGAGGACGCCGTACCGCTGATTGCCCGCGGACTCCAATTGGATCCGAACAACGCTGCGGCCTATTTCGACCTCGGCAACGCCAGGATCATGCAGAACGAACTCCCGCTGGCCTTGGAGTCGTTCGAAAAAGCCACCGCTCTGAAACCGGAGTTCTGGGAAGCCCTGAACAACCAAGCTTTGGTGCTGTACGAAATGGGCCAGCGTCAAGAAGCGGTGCGACGCTGGCGCCGGGTGTTGAAGCTGGAGGCCAACGCCGAACCGATGCTGGCCCTGGCCGCAGCCCTGCATCAACGGGGTGAACAGACCGAAGCGATCCAGCTGGCATCCACGGCATTGGCCAAAAACCCCAACTACGTCTTGCCGTTGCACCAAGCGGAACAGCTTTGGGGTGTTCGCATCCGTAAGGCAACGGCACAATTGCTGAGCGAGCCGGAACTCACGAACAGCGTGGAACGCGCCCAAGCCAACGCAACGTGGAAGAAAAGCCAGTGA
- the ftsY gene encoding signal recognition particle-docking protein FtsY: MVFNWFQRQAEESPKPEPTLSPAPPPEPTPEPTAGGTDVPVSPSPEPTPASAASEEEDEALVWAREAYARLKAQQQAAASVAEAPPAPTPAPSPEPSPAAIPAPAATPTPSPLPTQPPTPSPEPATGLSLLEQAAAQRQQRQQDLDDRAREAPPAPTPAPTPAPAVDSDEPQLGDFDQDFTWSAEVLAAQGRRADQISLEEIDWLGRLRRGLEKTRQGFVTGLLENLGDDPLTPEVLDELETLLLRADAGVQATDQVLDALRQRMNQEVVDPAEGIRFLKEQLRGLLDAPIQASGVPLLAPERDRLNIWLMVGVNGVGKTTTLGKLANLAVRSGYSALIAAADTFRAAAVQQVEVWGERSDVPVVSNPSSNADPAAVVFDAIGAARSRKSDLLLVDTAGRLQTKHNLMEELQKVRKIIDRLAPEAKVESLLVLDASQGQNGLRQAMAFAQAAGLTGVVITKLDGTARGGVALAVSSEAGLPIRFIGAGEGIRDLRPFNSFEFVEALLAGR; this comes from the coding sequence ATGGTGTTCAACTGGTTTCAACGACAGGCCGAGGAGTCTCCGAAACCGGAGCCGACTCTCTCCCCTGCGCCCCCACCGGAACCGACGCCGGAACCGACGGCTGGTGGGACTGATGTTCCCGTTTCACCATCGCCGGAGCCGACTCCAGCTTCTGCAGCCAGTGAGGAAGAGGATGAAGCTCTGGTTTGGGCTCGTGAGGCCTATGCCCGGCTGAAGGCTCAACAACAGGCCGCGGCCTCTGTTGCCGAAGCGCCCCCCGCGCCCACCCCTGCTCCCAGTCCGGAACCATCTCCGGCAGCCATACCAGCACCGGCAGCCACACCGACGCCGTCCCCGCTACCGACGCAGCCACCGACGCCGTCCCCGGAACCAGCCACAGGGCTCTCCTTGCTGGAGCAGGCCGCAGCACAGCGCCAGCAGCGTCAGCAGGATCTCGATGACAGGGCTCGTGAGGCTCCCCCTGCACCCACGCCGGCTCCCACCCCTGCGCCAGCCGTCGATTCGGACGAGCCGCAGCTCGGTGACTTTGATCAGGATTTCACCTGGTCCGCCGAGGTTCTTGCGGCACAGGGGCGTCGTGCCGATCAGATTTCCCTCGAAGAAATCGATTGGTTGGGCCGGCTTCGTCGCGGCCTTGAAAAGACCCGTCAGGGCTTCGTCACCGGTCTTCTCGAGAACCTTGGGGATGACCCGCTGACGCCCGAGGTTCTTGATGAACTCGAAACTTTGTTGCTGAGGGCTGACGCTGGCGTCCAGGCCACTGATCAGGTGCTAGATGCCTTGCGGCAGAGGATGAACCAGGAGGTGGTTGACCCTGCGGAAGGGATTCGCTTCCTCAAGGAACAATTGCGTGGCCTGCTGGATGCCCCGATCCAGGCCAGTGGTGTTCCTCTCCTGGCGCCGGAGCGGGATCGGCTCAACATCTGGTTGATGGTGGGGGTGAATGGAGTTGGTAAGACCACCACCCTTGGCAAACTTGCCAACTTGGCTGTGCGCAGTGGCTACTCGGCGCTGATTGCGGCAGCAGATACCTTCCGGGCTGCAGCTGTTCAGCAGGTTGAGGTCTGGGGAGAGCGCAGTGATGTTCCAGTGGTGTCCAATCCCAGCAGCAATGCCGATCCCGCTGCCGTTGTTTTCGACGCCATTGGTGCCGCGCGCTCGCGCAAGTCTGATCTGCTGCTGGTGGACACCGCTGGACGGTTGCAGACCAAGCACAACCTGATGGAAGAACTCCAGAAAGTCAGGAAGATCATCGATCGCTTGGCGCCGGAGGCGAAGGTCGAATCGCTGCTGGTTCTGGATGCAAGCCAGGGTCAGAACGGGCTTCGCCAGGCCATGGCCTTTGCCCAGGCGGCCGGCCTTACCGGTGTCGTGATCACCAAACTCGACGGCACAGCCCGTGGTGGCGTCGCCCTGGCGGTGTCATCCGAGGCCGGATTGCCGATTCGTTTCATCGGTGCTGGTGAAGGCATCCGTGATCTGCGCCCCTTCAACAGTTTTGAATTCGTTGAGGCTCTGCTGGCTGGACGCTGA
- the queG gene encoding tRNA epoxyqueuosine(34) reductase QueG codes for MQGHVTDQQTQLSQALKRRAAEEGFNPVGIARIPGSPRLKLRTEALQRWLDHGHQADMAWMAAPRRQDPRLLLDGAKSLLAVGLNYYVDDQPSPGSLKVARYGWGRDYHRVVDQRLRRIGRWLSKHRPDCGWRACVDATPLLDKAWAEEAGLGWIGKNSNLIHAERGSWMVIGHLLTTEPLDADPPARSLCGRCTACIDACPTDAIQEPFVVDARQCLAFHTIENRAKDLPEHIRTALGPWVAGCDICQDVCPWNHRTLPQSSDPEMQPRPWLLNLQHEDIQRWDDSVWDQKLRGSALRRVKPWMWRRNAAAAQPDPTPTL; via the coding sequence ATGCAAGGGCACGTCACCGACCAACAGACGCAACTGAGTCAGGCTCTGAAGCGGCGCGCCGCTGAGGAAGGCTTCAATCCCGTTGGCATTGCCAGAATCCCCGGGAGCCCACGGCTGAAGCTGCGCACCGAAGCCCTGCAGCGCTGGTTGGACCATGGACATCAGGCCGACATGGCCTGGATGGCAGCACCCCGACGTCAAGATCCCAGGCTTCTTTTGGACGGGGCCAAGAGCCTTCTCGCCGTTGGCCTCAACTATTACGTTGACGACCAACCCTCCCCTGGCTCCCTCAAGGTCGCCCGCTACGGCTGGGGACGGGACTACCACCGGGTTGTGGACCAACGGCTCCGACGGATCGGTCGCTGGCTGTCGAAACATCGACCCGACTGTGGCTGGCGCGCCTGTGTTGATGCCACACCGCTGCTCGACAAGGCATGGGCTGAAGAGGCAGGGCTGGGCTGGATCGGCAAGAACAGCAATCTGATTCACGCCGAACGGGGCTCGTGGATGGTGATCGGCCACCTACTAACCACGGAACCCTTGGACGCCGACCCGCCAGCACGAAGCCTCTGCGGACGCTGCACAGCCTGCATCGATGCCTGCCCCACGGATGCGATCCAGGAGCCTTTTGTAGTGGATGCACGGCAGTGTCTTGCTTTTCACACCATCGAAAACAGAGCCAAAGACCTACCGGAACACATCCGCACCGCCCTTGGGCCCTGGGTGGCGGGGTGTGACATCTGCCAGGACGTTTGTCCCTGGAACCATCGGACCTTGCCTCAGAGCAGCGATCCGGAAATGCAGCCACGCCCTTGGCTGCTGAATCTGCAGCATGAGGACATTCAGCGCTGGGATGACAGCGTCTGGGACCAGAAACTGCGTGGATCGGCCCTCAGACGAGTCAAACCGTGGATGTGGCGACGCAACGCCGCTGCGGCACAACCGGATCCCACACCTACGCTTTAG
- a CDS encoding RNA-binding protein has translation MSIFVGNLPFRAEQEDVIELFAQFGEVTNCALPLERDTGRKRGFAFIEMADESIEEAAIEGLQGAELMGRPLRINKAEPRGSAPRRGGGGYGGGGGGGYGGGGGYRGGGYGGGGDRPSGARGWEDRSYGARDNAGEGNAYDEGRSRRRRGSSSGGGDDYSGYGGAEG, from the coding sequence GTGAGCATTTTTGTCGGCAACCTCCCCTTCCGCGCTGAGCAGGAAGATGTGATCGAACTGTTTGCCCAGTTCGGTGAAGTGACCAATTGCGCGCTGCCCCTCGAGCGGGACACAGGCCGCAAGCGAGGTTTTGCCTTCATTGAGATGGCCGATGAGTCCATCGAAGAGGCAGCGATTGAGGGGCTGCAGGGTGCAGAACTGATGGGCCGTCCTCTGCGGATCAATAAAGCGGAGCCCCGTGGTAGTGCCCCCCGCCGTGGCGGCGGCGGTTATGGCGGTGGCGGCGGTGGTGGCTACGGCGGTGGCGGTGGTTATCGCGGTGGCGGCTACGGCGGCGGTGGTGATCGTCCCTCCGGTGCACGGGGCTGGGAAGACCGCAGCTACGGCGCCCGCGATAATGCTGGTGAGGGAAACGCCTACGACGAAGGGCGCAGCCGTCGTCGCCGTGGATCGTCCAGTGGTGGTGGCGATGACTACTCCGGTTACGGCGGAGCTGAGGGCTGA
- the nusB gene encoding transcription antitermination factor NusB, whose amino-acid sequence MATRSLSRELALLVLGQVPEQKSVPVTDLALDSILDQALDTLTQHWRESLDASAAELEQAQQSLLDSELQQGDTATHDTVRTHLRSSLTSAEQVLNGLSASLELPRLLLLGDQEQIRRGAMERVQKVITQREGIDTRLDQVMEGWRLTRLPRIDRDILRLAVVDLESLRTPAPVAFNEAVELAHRYSDEQGRRMINGVLRRFHTAQSKTSA is encoded by the coding sequence ATGGCGACACGATCCCTTTCACGCGAGCTGGCTCTGCTGGTGCTCGGTCAGGTGCCGGAACAGAAGTCAGTCCCAGTGACTGATCTGGCTCTTGATTCCATCCTTGATCAGGCCCTCGACACCCTCACCCAACACTGGCGTGAATCACTTGATGCCAGTGCTGCAGAGCTTGAGCAGGCGCAGCAGTCCTTGTTGGACAGTGAATTGCAGCAGGGCGATACAGCAACCCACGACACCGTTCGCACCCACCTGCGTTCGTCCTTGACGTCCGCTGAACAGGTGCTGAACGGATTGTCCGCAAGCCTTGAGCTGCCTCGTCTGTTGTTGCTCGGGGATCAAGAACAGATCCGCCGTGGTGCCATGGAGAGGGTTCAGAAGGTGATCACCCAGCGCGAGGGGATCGACACGCGGCTGGATCAGGTGATGGAGGGTTGGAGACTGACTCGACTTCCGCGCATCGACCGCGACATCCTCCGATTGGCTGTGGTGGACCTTGAAAGCCTGCGAACACCAGCGCCTGTGGCGTTCAACGAGGCGGTTGAACTGGCTCATCGTTATAGCGATGAGCAGGGACGCAGGATGATCAACGGCGTGTTACGTCGCTTCCACACCGCTCAATCCAAGACATCGGCCTGA
- a CDS encoding DUF502 domain-containing protein, whose translation MVQSNPKPDLPLSARLRQDLKNDLIAGLLVVIPLATTIWLSTIVSRFVLAFLTSIPKQFNPFITLNPLLQDLINLALGLTVPLMGILLIGLMARNIVGRWLLEFGEGTLSRIPLAGSVYKTLKQLLETFFRDNSTRFRRVVLVEYPREGLFSVGFVTGEVGPSLQSDLKEPLLSVFIPTAPNPTTGWYTLVPARSVRELEISVEEAFRTIISAGIVNPDDREAPVNRSFSSLMAQLRASASPSS comes from the coding sequence TTGGTCCAGTCCAATCCCAAACCTGATCTTCCTTTGTCCGCAAGGCTTCGGCAGGATCTGAAGAATGACCTGATTGCTGGGTTGCTGGTGGTCATCCCACTGGCTACCACAATTTGGTTGTCAACGATTGTCAGTCGCTTTGTTCTGGCGTTTCTGACGTCGATCCCGAAGCAGTTCAATCCCTTCATCACCCTGAATCCGCTTCTTCAGGACCTGATCAATCTTGCCCTCGGTCTCACGGTGCCTCTGATGGGCATCCTCCTGATCGGGCTGATGGCCAGAAACATTGTGGGCCGCTGGCTGTTGGAATTCGGGGAAGGAACCCTGAGCAGGATCCCTCTGGCTGGATCGGTTTACAAGACACTCAAACAGCTGCTTGAGACCTTCTTCCGCGATAACTCCACCCGGTTCCGTCGCGTTGTTCTTGTTGAGTACCCCCGGGAAGGATTGTTCAGCGTCGGTTTTGTGACCGGTGAGGTCGGTCCGTCCCTTCAGTCCGATCTGAAGGAGCCCTTGTTGAGTGTGTTCATTCCCACTGCTCCGAATCCAACCACCGGTTGGTACACCCTTGTTCCTGCGCGCTCCGTCCGGGAGCTTGAGATCAGTGTTGAAGAAGCCTTCCGAACCATTATTTCGGCTGGCATCGTCAACCCCGATGATCGGGAAGCACCCGTGAATCGAAGTTTTTCAAGCCTCATGGCCCAGTTGCGGGCTTCTGCATCTCCTTCGAGCTGA